A region of Geobacillus sp. 46C-IIa DNA encodes the following proteins:
- a CDS encoding PrkA family serine protein kinase, whose product MDILRKIARYREEEERLRWEGTFAEYLEILKEKPWVAQSAHSRVYNMIKDAGVEEVNGRRRYKFFSRHLFGLEEALERLVEEYFHPAAKRLDVRKRILLLMGPVGGGKSTLVTLLKRGLEEYSKTERGAVYAIKGCPMHEDPLHLIPHHLRDDFYREYGIRIEGELSPLNMMRLEKEYGGRIEDVMVERIFFSENRRVGIGTFSPSDPKSQDIADLTGSIDFSTIAEYGSESDPRAYRFDGELNKANRGIMEFQEMLKCDEKFLWHLLSLTQEGNFKAGRFALISADELIVAHTNETEYRSFIANKKNEALHSRIIVMPIPYNLRVSEEERIYEKMIRESDVADVHIAPHTLRIAAMFTILTRLKESKRPDVDLLKKMRLYDGEMIEGFNEVDVEELKKEHPDEGMSGIDPRYVINRISACIIRKEVPSINALDVLRSLKEGLDQHPSISKEDRERYLNFISLVRKEYDEIAKQEVQKAFVYSYEESAKTLMDNYLDNVEAYCNKTKLRDPLTGEEMNPDEKLMRSIEEQIGISENAKKAFREEILIRISAYARKGQKFDYNSHERLREAIQKKLFADLKDIVKITTSTKTPDEQQLKKINEVVARLIDEYGYNSTSANELLRYVGSLLNR is encoded by the coding sequence ATGGATATTTTAAGAAAAATCGCACGGTACCGGGAAGAGGAAGAACGGCTGAGATGGGAAGGGACGTTCGCCGAGTATTTAGAGATTTTAAAAGAAAAGCCGTGGGTGGCCCAGTCGGCTCATTCGCGCGTTTATAATATGATTAAAGATGCCGGAGTAGAAGAGGTGAACGGGCGGAGACGGTATAAGTTTTTCAGCCGGCACTTGTTTGGGCTCGAGGAGGCGCTTGAACGGTTAGTTGAAGAATATTTCCACCCGGCGGCGAAGCGGCTTGATGTGCGCAAACGGATTTTGCTGCTGATGGGGCCGGTCGGCGGCGGGAAGTCAACGTTGGTGACGCTCCTGAAGCGCGGACTTGAGGAGTACTCCAAAACGGAGCGCGGCGCCGTTTATGCGATTAAAGGGTGCCCGATGCATGAAGATCCACTCCACCTCATTCCTCACCATTTGCGTGACGATTTTTACCGTGAATACGGCATTCGCATTGAAGGGGAGCTGTCGCCGCTCAATATGATGCGTCTTGAGAAAGAATATGGCGGTCGAATTGAAGACGTCATGGTCGAACGCATTTTCTTCTCGGAAAATCGGCGCGTCGGCATCGGGACGTTCAGCCCGTCCGACCCGAAATCACAAGATATCGCTGATTTGACGGGAAGCATCGATTTCTCGACAATCGCTGAGTATGGCTCGGAGTCCGACCCGCGGGCGTATCGGTTTGACGGCGAGCTGAACAAAGCGAACCGTGGCATTATGGAATTTCAAGAAATGTTAAAGTGCGATGAAAAATTTCTTTGGCATTTGCTGTCGCTGACGCAAGAGGGCAACTTCAAAGCTGGACGGTTTGCGTTGATCAGCGCTGATGAGCTGATCGTCGCGCACACGAATGAAACGGAATACCGGTCGTTTATTGCCAACAAAAAGAATGAAGCGCTCCACTCACGCATCATCGTGATGCCGATTCCATACAACTTGCGTGTCTCTGAAGAAGAGCGCATTTATGAAAAAATGATTCGTGAAAGCGATGTCGCTGACGTGCATATTGCCCCGCACACGCTGCGCATTGCGGCCATGTTTACGATTTTGACGCGGCTGAAAGAATCGAAACGGCCGGATGTGGACTTATTGAAGAAAATGCGCTTGTATGACGGGGAGATGATTGAAGGGTTCAACGAAGTTGATGTCGAAGAGCTGAAAAAAGAACATCCGGACGAAGGAATGAGCGGCATCGACCCGCGTTATGTCATCAACCGCATTTCAGCCTGCATCATCCGGAAAGAAGTGCCGTCGATCAACGCGCTCGATGTGCTTCGTTCGCTGAAGGAAGGGTTGGATCAGCACCCATCCATCTCCAAAGAAGACCGTGAACGATATTTGAACTTCATCTCGCTTGTGCGCAAAGAGTATGACGAAATCGCCAAGCAAGAGGTGCAAAAGGCGTTCGTGTATTCGTATGAAGAATCGGCGAAAACGTTGATGGATAACTATTTAGACAACGTCGAAGCGTATTGCAACAAAACGAAACTGCGCGACCCGCTCACCGGCGAGGAAATGAATCCGGATGAGAAGCTGATGCGCTCGATTGAAGAACAAATCGGCATTTCCGAAAATGCGAAAAAGGCGTTCCGCGAAGAAATTTTAATCCGCATCTCCGCCTACGCTCGCAAAGGTCAAAAATTTGATTACAATTCGCATGAGCGGCTGCGCGAAGCGATCCAGAAAAAGCTGTTCGCCGATTTGAAAGACATCGTGAAAATTACGACGTCAACGAAAACTCCCGATGAGCAGCAACTGAAAAAAATTAACGAAGTCGTCGCCCGTTTGATCGATGAGTACGGGTACAATTCCACCTCGGCCAATGAATTGCTCCGCTATGTCGGCAGCTTGTTGAACCGCTAG
- the trmL gene encoding tRNA (uridine(34)/cytosine(34)/5-carboxymethylaminomethyluridine(34)-2'-O)-methyltransferase TrmL — translation MPLHVVLYQPEIPANTGNIARTCAATDTALHLIRPLGFSTDDKMLKRAGLDYWTHVNISYYDSLDELFARFPHGEFYFITKFGRQYYDSFDFSDTEKDIFFVFGRETTGLPKELLEANIDHCLRIPMNDKVRSLNLSNTAAILVYEALRQQRFHGLS, via the coding sequence ATGCCGCTTCATGTTGTGCTATACCAACCAGAAATTCCAGCCAACACCGGGAACATCGCCCGCACGTGCGCGGCGACGGATACGGCGCTTCATTTGATCCGTCCACTCGGATTTTCAACGGACGATAAAATGTTAAAGCGCGCTGGGCTTGACTATTGGACGCATGTCAACATTTCGTATTACGATTCGCTTGACGAGTTGTTTGCTCGGTTTCCGCACGGGGAGTTTTACTTTATTACCAAGTTTGGCCGACAATATTACGACTCATTTGACTTCAGCGATACGGAAAAAGACATTTTCTTTGTATTTGGCCGCGAAACGACCGGGTTGCCGAAGGAGCTGCTCGAGGCCAACATAGATCATTGCCTGCGCATTCCGATGAACGACAAAGTCCGTTCGCTGAACTTATCAAATACGGCGGCGATTTTAGTGTATGAGGCGCTGCGCCAGCAACGGTTTCATGGGCTGTCATAA
- a CDS encoding amidase domain-containing protein: MKKQLRNWLDERARSFVSESGVRGDEEIARKQQLCQRRGAEIVRCTIRGQIVGRQTVERETKVVYIAHHQFLIKHGATLYMEEQVEERCARFLGDELVDDQRISRMGEYVEAPRVERERWTGERLSYQYDRAQAVRYAETWWNRHNPAFPSFPVDCTNFVSQCLYAGGAPMTGYPNRARGWWCQNGSWSYSWAVAHSLRWYLSGSRIGLQAVEVPEPEQLMAGDVICYDFQGDGRFDHSTIVVAKDQDGMPLVNAHTTNSRMRYWSYEDSSAYTPNIRYKFFHIIDRK, translated from the coding sequence ATGAAAAAGCAGTTGCGTAATTGGCTCGATGAGCGGGCGCGTTCGTTTGTCTCGGAAAGCGGTGTTCGGGGCGATGAGGAAATCGCTAGAAAGCAGCAACTTTGCCAAAGGCGCGGCGCGGAAATCGTCCGATGCACGATTCGTGGACAAATTGTCGGCAGGCAGACGGTCGAGCGGGAGACAAAGGTGGTTTATATTGCCCATCATCAATTTTTAATTAAACACGGGGCGACTCTCTATATGGAGGAGCAAGTCGAGGAGCGGTGCGCCCGTTTTTTGGGCGACGAGCTGGTGGACGATCAACGGATCAGCCGCATGGGGGAATACGTTGAAGCGCCTCGTGTCGAGCGTGAGCGATGGACGGGTGAGCGCCTTTCTTACCAATATGACCGCGCCCAAGCGGTGCGGTATGCGGAAACGTGGTGGAATCGGCATAACCCGGCGTTTCCGTCTTTTCCTGTTGATTGCACGAACTTTGTTTCTCAATGCTTGTATGCGGGCGGAGCGCCGATGACTGGCTATCCAAACCGGGCGCGGGGCTGGTGGTGCCAAAACGGGAGCTGGAGTTACAGCTGGGCGGTCGCCCACTCGCTGCGCTGGTATTTGAGCGGGTCGCGCATCGGTTTGCAGGCCGTGGAAGTCCCGGAACCGGAACAATTGATGGCAGGCGATGTCATTTGTTATGATTTTCAAGGGGATGGACGCTTTGATCATTCCACGATCGTAGTGGCCAAAGACCAAGACGGGATGCCGCTGGTGAACGCCCATACGACGAACAGCCGGATGCGTTATTGGTCATACGAGGATTCGAGCGCCTATACCCCGAACATTCGGTATAAATTTTTTCACATCATTGACCGCAAATAA
- the queG gene encoding tRNA epoxyqueuosine(34) reductase QueG, which yields MDVAALKQEVIEYSRSIGIDKIGFASADPFVELKERLRRQQELGYQSGFEEPDIEKRTNPSLLLSEAKSIIAIALAYPSKMKDAPRGTKTERRGLFCRASWGKDYHDVLRDRLQKLEEFLLAKVPHARVRSMVDTGELADRAVAERAGIGWSGKNCSIITPEFGSYVYLGEMITTIPFPPDEPIENRCGTCTKCIDACPTEALVQGGQLNAQRCISFLTQTKGFLADEFREKIGNRLYGCDTCQLVCPENKGKDFHLHPEFEPDPEAAKPKLIPLLQISNREFKEKFGAMAGSWRGKKPIQRNAILALAHYKDRTAVPYLLQLLKEDSRPVIRGTAAWALGKIGDVSAKRYLEEARQAETDPDVASEIEKGLKLLAEVKE from the coding sequence ATGGATGTTGCAGCATTGAAACAGGAAGTGATTGAATACAGCCGGTCGATCGGCATTGATAAAATCGGGTTTGCAAGCGCTGATCCGTTTGTGGAGCTAAAGGAGCGGCTGCGCCGACAACAGGAGCTTGGCTATCAGTCCGGGTTTGAAGAGCCGGATATTGAAAAGCGGACAAATCCGTCGCTTCTTCTGTCCGAGGCAAAGTCGATCATTGCCATTGCGCTCGCTTACCCATCGAAAATGAAAGACGCCCCGCGCGGGACAAAAACGGAGCGGCGCGGCCTTTTTTGCCGCGCGTCTTGGGGAAAAGATTATCATGACGTGTTGCGGGACCGTTTGCAGAAGCTGGAAGAATTTTTGCTTGCTAAGGTGCCGCACGCCCGCGTCCGTTCGATGGTGGATACGGGAGAGCTCGCTGACCGAGCGGTGGCAGAGCGGGCGGGGATCGGCTGGAGCGGGAAAAACTGTTCCATCATTACACCGGAGTTTGGTTCGTATGTGTATTTGGGAGAGATGATTACAACGATTCCGTTTCCGCCTGATGAGCCGATCGAAAACCGATGCGGCACGTGTACGAAATGCATCGATGCGTGCCCGACCGAGGCGCTCGTGCAGGGGGGGCAGCTAAACGCGCAGCGGTGCATCTCGTTTTTAACGCAAACGAAAGGCTTTTTGGCCGACGAGTTCCGTGAGAAAATCGGCAACCGGTTGTACGGCTGCGACACGTGCCAGTTGGTCTGTCCGGAAAATAAGGGGAAGGATTTCCACCTGCATCCGGAGTTTGAGCCAGATCCAGAGGCAGCGAAACCGAAGCTGATCCCGCTTCTTCAGATCAGCAATCGCGAGTTTAAAGAGAAGTTTGGGGCGATGGCTGGCTCATGGCGCGGGAAAAAACCGATCCAGCGCAACGCGATTTTGGCGCTCGCTCATTATAAAGACAGGACAGCAGTGCCGTATTTATTGCAGCTGTTGAAAGAAGACAGCCGGCCGGTCATCCGGGGAACAGCGGCGTGGGCGCTTGGAAAAATTGGGGATGTAAGCGCCAAGCGATATCTCGAAGAGGCAAGACAGGCAGAAACAGATCCAGATGTGGCCTCTGAAATTGAAAAAGGGCTGAAACTGTTGGCGGAGGTCAAGGAATAG
- a CDS encoding B3/4 domain-containing protein: MRCILSEELKQRLPSGKFGVIRYRHIEVGDSPQMLKGRLELFQESIYVELQEKAIADIPELAEWRQAFKQIGTDPGRYRPSSESLYRRIQKRNFIPPIHSAVDVNNFFSLYYKIPLGIYDLDRIEGSVTIAVGTEHDGYIALNGRSVNFANKLVSKDERGPFGSPIVDSERTAVTKETKNALQIVYFLPSMTEDAANRQLQAIQTMFTQIHGGEAEARLLV, translated from the coding sequence ATGAGATGCATCCTATCGGAAGAACTAAAACAACGGCTTCCTTCCGGCAAATTCGGCGTCATCCGCTATCGCCATATCGAAGTCGGCGACTCGCCGCAAATGTTAAAAGGGCGGCTTGAACTGTTTCAAGAGTCGATTTACGTTGAGCTGCAGGAGAAGGCCATCGCCGACATTCCTGAACTCGCCGAATGGCGGCAGGCATTTAAACAAATTGGCACGGATCCGGGTCGTTACCGGCCGTCAAGCGAAAGCTTATACCGACGCATCCAGAAAAGGAACTTTATTCCACCAATCCATTCAGCGGTCGATGTCAACAACTTCTTTTCGCTCTATTATAAAATTCCACTCGGCATTTACGATCTTGACCGCATCGAAGGATCGGTGACTATCGCCGTAGGCACAGAACATGACGGGTACATAGCCCTAAATGGCCGCTCCGTCAACTTTGCCAATAAACTCGTCAGCAAAGATGAGCGCGGCCCGTTCGGCAGCCCGATCGTTGATTCCGAGCGCACAGCGGTGACGAAAGAAACGAAAAACGCTTTGCAAATTGTTTATTTTCTTCCGTCGATGACCGAAGATGCCGCCAACCGCCAGCTTCAGGCCATTCAAACGATGTTTACGCAAATCCATGGCGGCGAGGCCGAAGCGCGGTTGCTAGTATAA